In one window of Nocardia brasiliensis DNA:
- a CDS encoding sensor histidine kinase produces the protein MVVVGAVLAVIDARRHSDVTTTREVRDVAVSVAEAPSTLSAVYTTDPPRLLQPVTERIRRATGMDFIVVMAPDRTRYTHTNPDRIGEPFSGNIDRALAGETFTETFTGTLGPSIRAVAPVYDGNRVVALVSAGVTRAKIGDQVATQLPLILGVAAAGLVVAGSGSFLLSRRLRRQTHGLAPAELRALYEQHDAVLHSIHEGLVVFGIAGERAEVVNDQARTLLGLPAGEVHRGDLPVSMQQMSWGVVRDEMHVTGDRILLINQDIVTWEGRPIGTVMTIRDHTELREVMGELDSVRSFAESLHAQAHESANRLHTVVTMVELGRYQEAVAFATSELELSQNLIDRLFAAVGTPALAALLLGKVNQANERSVELTITEETALDSIEPLSPQEMVTLVGNLTDNAIDAAAESPNAWVEVTLRQQDSDLYLRVADSGPGMSEQTFHRASQRGYSTKADHHGLGLALVHRLVARHGGTIRTDLDPESAVTVTIPRKDAQ, from the coding sequence ATGGTCGTCGTCGGGGCGGTGCTCGCGGTCATCGACGCGCGCAGGCACAGCGACGTGACCACCACCCGCGAGGTGAGGGACGTGGCGGTGAGCGTCGCTGAAGCACCCTCGACCCTGTCGGCCGTCTACACCACCGACCCGCCCCGGCTGCTGCAGCCGGTCACCGAGCGGATCCGGCGGGCGACCGGAATGGACTTCATCGTGGTGATGGCGCCGGACCGGACCCGCTACACCCACACCAACCCGGACCGGATCGGCGAGCCGTTCAGCGGCAACATCGACCGCGCGCTGGCCGGGGAGACGTTCACCGAGACGTTCACCGGCACCCTCGGCCCCTCGATCCGCGCGGTGGCGCCGGTCTACGACGGCAACCGGGTGGTCGCGCTGGTCTCGGCCGGGGTGACCAGGGCCAAGATCGGCGACCAGGTCGCCACCCAGCTGCCACTGATCCTCGGCGTCGCCGCGGCGGGCCTTGTCGTCGCGGGCAGCGGCTCGTTCCTGTTGAGCCGCAGGCTGCGCAGGCAGACCCACGGACTCGCGCCCGCCGAACTGCGCGCGCTCTACGAGCAGCACGACGCCGTGCTGCACTCGATCCACGAGGGACTCGTGGTGTTCGGTATCGCGGGCGAGCGCGCGGAGGTGGTCAACGACCAGGCCCGCACGCTGCTCGGGCTGCCGGCGGGCGAGGTGCACCGCGGCGACCTGCCGGTCTCCATGCAGCAGATGAGCTGGGGCGTGGTGCGCGACGAGATGCATGTCACCGGCGACCGGATCCTGCTCATCAACCAGGACATCGTCACCTGGGAGGGCAGGCCGATCGGCACCGTGATGACCATCCGCGACCACACCGAATTGCGGGAGGTGATGGGCGAACTCGACTCGGTGCGCAGTTTCGCCGAATCGCTGCACGCCCAGGCGCACGAGTCGGCCAACCGGCTGCACACCGTGGTCACCATGGTGGAGCTGGGCCGCTATCAGGAGGCCGTCGCGTTCGCCACCTCGGAACTCGAGCTCTCGCAGAACCTGATCGACCGGCTGTTCGCGGCGGTGGGCACGCCCGCGCTGGCCGCGCTGCTGCTCGGCAAGGTGAACCAGGCCAACGAACGCAGCGTCGAGTTGACCATCACCGAGGAGACCGCGCTCGATTCCATCGAGCCGCTCTCGCCGCAGGAGATGGTCACCCTGGTCGGCAACCTGACCGACAACGCCATCGATGCCGCCGCGGAGAGCCCGAACGCCTGGGTGGAAGTCACACTGCGGCAGCAGGATTCGGACCTGTACCTGCGGGTCGCGGACAGCGGCCCCGGGATGTCCGAGCAGACCTTCCACCGCGCGTCGCAGCGCGGGTATTCGACCAAGGCCGACCATCACGGCCTCGGCCTCGCACTGGTGCACCGTCTGGTGGCCAGGCACGGGGGGACCATTCGTACCGACCTAGATCCGGAAAGCGCGGTAACCGTGACGATTCCGCGAAAGGACGCACAGTGA
- a CDS encoding response regulator → MIRVLIVEDEPLIAEAHRAYVDRIEGFVPVGVAHTGREAMRAAADNAAEGTPIDLVLMDIGLPDASGLDVAAALTGLAPRPDVIAITSARDLAMVRTAVSHGVVLYLLKPFTFAAFRDKLDRYREFRTALPAGETAVSQHDIDRALSALRTPDQRATTPKGVAPQTLDEISRTVRAAPDGITAADTATTIGVSRITAWRYLEKLADDGLVTRRSDYGRAGRPKTRYVWKTKS, encoded by the coding sequence GTGATCCGAGTGCTGATCGTCGAGGACGAACCCCTCATCGCCGAGGCGCACCGCGCCTACGTGGACCGCATCGAGGGTTTCGTCCCCGTCGGGGTCGCGCATACCGGCCGGGAGGCGATGCGCGCCGCCGCCGACAACGCGGCCGAGGGCACCCCGATCGACCTGGTGCTCATGGACATCGGACTGCCCGACGCGAGTGGTCTCGATGTCGCGGCGGCGCTGACCGGACTCGCGCCGCGGCCCGACGTCATCGCCATCACCTCCGCGCGTGATCTCGCCATGGTGCGTACCGCGGTCTCCCACGGCGTGGTGCTGTATCTGCTGAAACCGTTCACCTTCGCGGCTTTTCGCGACAAGCTCGATCGCTATCGCGAGTTCCGCACCGCGCTGCCCGCGGGCGAGACCGCGGTCTCCCAGCACGACATCGACCGCGCGCTCAGCGCCCTGCGCACCCCGGACCAGCGGGCCACCACGCCCAAAGGCGTTGCGCCGCAAACCCTCGACGAGATCTCGCGCACGGTGCGCGCGGCCCCGGACGGCATCACCGCCGCCGACACCGCGACCACCATCGGCGTCTCCCGCATCACCGCGTGGCGCTACCTGGAGAAGCTCGCCGACGACGGCCTGGTGACCCGCCGCTCCGACTACGGCCGTGCGGGCCGCCCGAAGACTCGCTACGTCTGGAAGACCAAGTCCTGA
- a CDS encoding sugar phosphate nucleotidyltransferase: MAAHAGTDAVILVGGQGTRLRPLTLSAPKPMLPTAGLPFLTHLLARIAEAGITHVVLGTSFKAEVFEEHFGDGADLGLELEYVTETEPLGTGGGIRNVLPKLRADNVMVFNGDVLGGTDLGAVLDTHESTNADVTLHLVRVSDPRAFGCVPTDADGRVTAFLEKTQDPPTDQINAGCYVFRREYIEKIPAGRPVSVEREVFPSLLAEGARVQGHVDSSYWRDMGTPEDFVRGSADLVRGIAPSPALPGQRGESLVHPGAGVAPGALLIGGTVVGRGAEVGAGARLDGAVIFDGAVIEAGATVERSIIGFGARIGPRALVRDGVIGDGAQVGARCELLRGARVWPGVELPDGGIRFSTDV; this comes from the coding sequence ATGGCAGCACATGCAGGCACCGACGCCGTGATCCTGGTGGGTGGACAGGGGACGCGGCTGCGCCCGTTGACCCTCTCCGCACCGAAGCCGATGCTGCCGACGGCCGGGCTGCCGTTCTTGACGCATCTGCTCGCCCGCATCGCCGAGGCGGGCATCACCCATGTCGTGCTCGGCACCTCGTTCAAGGCGGAGGTGTTCGAGGAGCACTTCGGCGACGGCGCCGACCTCGGACTCGAGCTCGAGTACGTCACCGAGACCGAACCGCTCGGCACCGGCGGCGGCATCCGCAACGTGCTGCCCAAGCTGCGCGCCGACAACGTGATGGTGTTCAACGGTGACGTGCTCGGCGGCACCGACCTCGGCGCGGTGCTCGACACGCACGAGTCCACCAACGCTGACGTGACGTTGCATCTGGTCCGGGTGAGCGATCCGCGCGCGTTCGGCTGTGTGCCGACCGACGCGGACGGGCGCGTCACCGCGTTCCTGGAGAAGACGCAGGATCCGCCGACCGATCAGATCAACGCGGGCTGCTACGTCTTCCGGCGCGAGTACATCGAGAAGATCCCGGCGGGTCGCCCGGTGTCGGTGGAGCGCGAGGTGTTCCCGTCGCTGCTCGCCGAGGGCGCGCGGGTGCAGGGGCATGTCGACTCCTCGTACTGGCGTGACATGGGCACCCCCGAGGACTTCGTGCGCGGCTCGGCCGACCTGGTCCGCGGCATCGCCCCCTCGCCCGCGCTGCCCGGCCAGCGCGGCGAATCCCTGGTCCATCCCGGCGCGGGCGTCGCACCGGGCGCCCTGCTCATCGGCGGCACCGTCGTCGGTCGCGGGGCCGAGGTCGGCGCGGGCGCCCGGCTCGACGGCGCGGTCATCTTCGACGGCGCGGTCATCGAGGCGGGCGCGACGGTCGAGCGCTCCATCATCGGCTTCGGCGCCAGGATCGGCCCGCGCGCGCTGGTGCGCGACGGCGTGATCGGCGACGGCGCGCAGGTGGGCGCCCGCTGCGAACTACTACGCGGCGCCCGGGTCTGGCCCGGCGTCGAGCTGCCCGACGGCGGCATTCGCTTCTCCACCGACGTCTGA
- a CDS encoding glycosyltransferase family 2 protein, whose amino-acid sequence MSDSDSANAGLAVVTVTYSPGEHLEHFITTLADATTEKPQVILADNGSTDGVPELVAEANSHVRLLRTGGNIGYGGAINRAVAEIDPAIEFIVIANPDIRWGTDAIDKMLAAAARWPRAGAVGPLVLEPDGSVYPSARRVPGLLDGAGHAILGTVWKTNPWTRRYRQENEEISERAVGWLSGSCLLVRRSAFDSIDGFDSRYFMYMEDVDFGDRMGKAGWHNVFVPSAEVTHAKGHAAGRHPEKMLPAHHASAYRFQADRHPHWWQLPLRLALRAGLAVRSRIAVRSALRQQAREAGHPA is encoded by the coding sequence GTGAGTGATTCCGATTCCGCCAACGCGGGCCTGGCCGTCGTCACGGTGACCTATTCACCCGGCGAACACCTCGAGCACTTCATCACCACGCTGGCCGACGCCACGACCGAGAAGCCACAGGTGATCCTCGCCGACAACGGTTCCACCGACGGGGTGCCGGAGTTGGTCGCCGAGGCCAATTCGCACGTGCGCCTGCTACGCACCGGCGGCAACATCGGATACGGCGGCGCGATCAACCGCGCGGTCGCCGAGATCGATCCGGCCATCGAATTCATCGTGATCGCCAACCCCGACATCCGCTGGGGCACCGACGCCATCGACAAGATGCTCGCCGCCGCCGCGCGCTGGCCGCGGGCAGGCGCGGTGGGACCGCTGGTGCTGGAACCGGACGGCAGCGTCTACCCGTCGGCGCGCCGGGTGCCCGGCCTGCTCGACGGCGCGGGACACGCGATCCTCGGCACGGTATGGAAGACGAACCCGTGGACCCGGCGCTACCGCCAGGAGAACGAGGAGATCTCCGAGCGCGCGGTCGGCTGGCTGTCGGGCTCGTGCCTGCTGGTGCGGCGGTCGGCCTTCGACTCGATCGACGGCTTCGATTCGCGCTACTTCATGTACATGGAGGACGTCGACTTCGGCGACCGGATGGGCAAGGCGGGCTGGCACAACGTCTTCGTCCCTTCGGCCGAGGTGACCCACGCCAAGGGGCACGCGGCGGGACGGCACCCCGAGAAGATGCTGCCCGCCCACCACGCCAGCGCCTACCGTTTCCAGGCCGACCGGCACCCGCACTGGTGGCAGCTGCCGCTGCGGCTCGCGCTGCGCGCTGGACTTGCGGTGCGCTCCCGGATTGCGGTTCGATCGGCGCTGCGCCAACAGGCGCGGGAAGCGGGTCACCCGGCCTGA
- the rfbD gene encoding dTDP-4-dehydrorhamnose reductase: MTTSTPSGPGAPAHLVVTGARGQLGRELLRLAPHAHGFGRADLDITDPDAVAAVLRPGTVVLNCAAYTAVDQAETDSDAAFAGNETGPAVLAAACARARARLIHVSTDYVFAGTAVRPYETTDPTGPATVYGRSKLAGETAVLTLAPQAHVVRTAWVYTGAGSDFVATMLRLERERDTVDVVDDQLGSPTYAADLAAALLELAARPDAPRLLHATNAGQASWFELARAVFAAVGADPARVHPCDSSRYPRPARRPAYSVLSPRAWHDAGLTPLRPWRLALRDALARSSDGLGPAATTRLSGRE, encoded by the coding sequence GTGACAACCTCGACGCCGTCCGGGCCCGGCGCGCCCGCGCACCTGGTCGTGACGGGCGCCCGCGGCCAGCTCGGGCGCGAACTGCTGCGACTCGCGCCGCACGCGCACGGATTCGGCCGCGCCGATCTGGACATCACCGATCCGGACGCGGTCGCCGCTGTGCTGCGACCGGGGACGGTGGTGCTCAATTGCGCCGCCTACACCGCCGTCGATCAGGCCGAGACCGACAGCGACGCGGCGTTCGCGGGCAACGAGACCGGACCTGCCGTGCTCGCCGCCGCGTGTGCCAGGGCACGGGCGCGGCTGATCCACGTCTCCACCGACTACGTCTTCGCGGGCACGGCGGTCCGGCCCTATGAAACGACCGATCCGACCGGGCCGGCCACGGTCTACGGACGGTCCAAACTCGCGGGGGAGACGGCCGTGCTGACGCTGGCCCCGCAGGCGCACGTGGTGCGTACCGCGTGGGTATATACCGGCGCCGGAAGCGATTTCGTCGCGACCATGCTGCGGCTGGAACGCGAGCGTGACACCGTCGACGTGGTGGACGACCAGCTCGGTTCGCCCACCTACGCCGCCGATCTCGCCGCCGCGCTGCTCGAACTCGCGGCTCGCCCGGACGCCCCGCGCCTGCTGCACGCCACCAACGCCGGACAGGCGAGCTGGTTCGAACTCGCGCGCGCGGTGTTCGCCGCGGTGGGCGCCGATCCCGCGCGAGTACACCCGTGCGATTCGTCGAGGTATCCGAGACCCGCACGGCGCCCGGCATATTCGGTGTTGTCGCCGCGGGCCTGGCACGATGCCGGGCTCACGCCATTGCGTCCGTGGCGGCTCGCGCTGCGCGACGCACTGGCGCGCTCGTCCGATGGACTGGGTCCGGCCGCGACCACTAGGCTCAGCGGCCGTGAGTGA
- a CDS encoding LCP family protein, with the protein MPAGGPLRVFAAALAAVVFVITGFAWHSVDSLISNIERIGGLGLGGGRDGAVDILLVGVDSRTDAHGNPLSDRERAMLHAGDEVGTNTDTIVLIRVPNDGRSATAISIPRDSYVDIPGLGKGKINSAYGATKETQRLKLINQGVAEDEADKQSTKAGRQALIKSVGDLTGISVDHYAEVSLLGFVLLTDAVGGVEVCLNNPVDEWMSGADFPAGRQRLDGPSALSFVRQRHNLPRGDLDRIVRQQVFMAQLVGQVLSAKTLSNPARMKQLSDAVGRTVVLDEDWDVLAFLQQLQDLSGGQVKFETIPVTDLNYMTSDGESVVRVDPGAVKSYVSSLVDGKSDEKAAPPSVDPATVTVSVYNAGGIGGLAGKVAQELTGKGFHEGLVGNYTGPSVTSSRVLAADTGDAKAKAVAKALGGLPVLADTTLSPDSVSVVLASDYSGPGSAAGSMFDFSGTSSATATPVPPAPPIDAGQNGPKCVN; encoded by the coding sequence CTGCCCGCGGGCGGCCCGCTGCGCGTGTTCGCCGCGGCGCTCGCGGCCGTGGTGTTCGTCATCACCGGCTTCGCCTGGCACAGCGTCGACAGCCTGATCTCCAACATCGAGCGCATCGGTGGTCTCGGGCTCGGCGGCGGCCGAGACGGCGCCGTCGACATCCTGCTGGTCGGCGTGGACAGCCGCACCGACGCACACGGCAATCCGCTCAGCGATCGGGAACGCGCGATGCTGCACGCCGGCGACGAGGTCGGCACCAACACCGACACCATCGTGCTGATCCGGGTGCCCAACGACGGCCGGTCCGCGACCGCGATCTCCATCCCGCGCGACTCCTACGTCGACATCCCCGGCCTGGGCAAGGGCAAGATCAATTCGGCCTACGGCGCCACCAAGGAAACCCAGCGGCTGAAGCTGATCAATCAGGGCGTCGCCGAGGACGAGGCGGATAAGCAGTCCACCAAGGCGGGTCGCCAGGCGCTGATCAAGTCCGTCGGAGATCTCACCGGGATCAGCGTCGACCACTACGCCGAGGTGAGCCTGCTCGGCTTCGTGCTGCTCACCGACGCGGTCGGCGGTGTCGAGGTGTGCCTGAACAACCCGGTCGACGAGTGGATGTCCGGCGCCGACTTCCCGGCGGGCCGCCAGCGCCTCGACGGGCCGTCGGCGCTGAGCTTCGTGCGCCAGCGGCATAATCTGCCGCGCGGAGACCTCGACCGCATCGTGCGCCAGCAGGTGTTCATGGCCCAGCTGGTCGGGCAGGTGCTCAGCGCCAAGACGCTCAGCAACCCGGCGCGGATGAAACAGCTCAGCGACGCGGTCGGGCGCACCGTGGTGCTCGACGAGGACTGGGACGTGCTCGCGTTCCTGCAACAGCTGCAGGATCTTTCGGGCGGTCAGGTGAAATTCGAGACCATTCCGGTCACCGATCTGAACTACATGACCTCCGACGGCGAGTCGGTGGTGCGGGTCGATCCCGGCGCGGTCAAGTCGTATGTGTCGTCGCTGGTGGACGGGAAGTCCGACGAGAAGGCCGCGCCACCGTCCGTCGATCCGGCCACGGTGACCGTCAGCGTGTACAACGCCGGCGGCATCGGCGGGCTGGCGGGCAAGGTGGCGCAGGAGTTGACCGGCAAGGGCTTTCACGAGGGTCTGGTCGGCAACTACACCGGGCCGAGCGTGACGAGCAGCCGGGTGCTCGCCGCCGACACCGGCGACGCCAAGGCCAAGGCGGTGGCCAAGGCGCTCGGCGGGCTGCCGGTGCTCGCCGACACCACCCTGTCGCCGGATTCGGTGAGCGTCGTGCTGGCGAGCGACTATTCTGGTCCGGGCTCGGCGGCTGGGAGCATGTTCGACTTCTCCGGAACGTCGAGCGCCACCGCGACGCCAGTCCCGCCCGCCCCACCGATCGACGCAGGCCAGAACGGACCGAAATGCGTGAACTAG
- a CDS encoding TIGR03089 family protein: MREIHESLTLTERVLDPILEREPAAPRVTYYDDATGARIELSGLTLANWAAKTANLIRDEFGLSPGARIAVLLPAHWQSAAVLLGCWWAGTEVVLRPDDDAELALVTPDRLDDTQQVAEVAALSLDALGAPVRDLPLGVTDFATSVRVHGDQFRPAGAGAALDGMPVAEVLAEAKKSAMRQGISEGDRVLSSTPWDTPAELIDGFVAVLAAGASLVQVANPDPALRARRIETEKVTAQRG, translated from the coding sequence ATGCGTGAAATCCACGAGTCGCTCACCCTCACCGAGCGGGTGCTCGACCCGATTCTCGAACGTGAGCCGGCCGCCCCCCGTGTCACCTATTACGACGACGCCACCGGCGCCAGGATCGAACTGTCCGGGCTGACCCTGGCGAACTGGGCGGCCAAGACGGCCAACCTGATCAGAGACGAATTCGGCCTCAGCCCCGGCGCCAGGATCGCGGTGCTGCTGCCCGCGCACTGGCAGAGCGCCGCCGTGCTGCTCGGGTGCTGGTGGGCGGGCACCGAGGTGGTGCTGCGCCCGGACGACGACGCCGAACTCGCCCTGGTGACACCCGACCGGCTCGACGACACCCAGCAGGTCGCCGAGGTCGCGGCGCTGTCGCTGGACGCGCTCGGCGCGCCGGTGCGCGACCTGCCGCTCGGCGTGACCGACTTCGCCACCTCGGTGCGTGTGCACGGCGACCAGTTCCGGCCCGCGGGCGCGGGCGCGGCACTGGACGGCATGCCCGTCGCGGAGGTGCTCGCCGAGGCGAAGAAGTCCGCGATGCGCCAGGGTATTTCCGAGGGCGACCGGGTGCTGTCCAGCACGCCGTGGGACACCCCGGCCGAGTTGATCGACGGCTTCGTCGCCGTGCTGGCCGCGGGCGCGAGCCTGGTCCAGGTCGCGAACCCGGATCCGGCCCTGCGCGCACGACGCATCGAAACGGAGAAGGTCACCGCGCAGCGCGGGTGA
- a CDS encoding cytochrome P450: protein MKPQYWFRWLSVQGAPRLVLRRQAKRGEPFAELLGGPTGIGDPYPLIERLRGEGRIMRTALSLASFDYEVCRTILRDNRFGVRATDNFDIPGPIRKLGKYFPVPPNPVEPPSMLVIDPPEHTRMRRPVASAFTPRAIGRLRERIEIVTTELLATLPSGGSADLIGAYASQVPIAIISEMLGFPDRDRELFLRWGDQTTPLLDLGISWRAHRRAMAAMEVMNDYLDAHIARLRRAPGDDILSTLVSTGELDNVELKATASLLMGAGFETTVNLIGNGVVQLLTHPDQLHRLRAEPELWPNAVEEVLRFDAPVQTTARTAVRDAEIAGVPIRAGETVVLSLAGANRDPAKFAEPQRFDVGRPNAKEHLTFSNGVHVCLGASLARMEGVHALRALFERFPDLRLDGTPRRRELFTLHGYEQLPVRLGQRAQAPEPSPIS, encoded by the coding sequence ATGAAGCCGCAGTATTGGTTCCGCTGGTTGTCCGTTCAGGGTGCGCCGCGCCTGGTGTTACGCAGGCAGGCCAAACGCGGGGAGCCGTTCGCCGAGTTGCTCGGCGGCCCCACCGGCATCGGCGATCCCTATCCGTTGATCGAGCGGTTGCGCGGCGAGGGCCGGATCATGCGCACCGCGCTGTCGTTGGCCAGCTTCGACTACGAGGTGTGCCGGACCATCCTGCGCGACAACCGATTCGGCGTACGCGCCACCGACAACTTCGACATCCCCGGTCCGATCCGGAAGCTGGGCAAGTATTTTCCGGTCCCGCCGAACCCGGTGGAGCCGCCCTCGATGCTGGTGATCGATCCGCCCGAGCACACCAGGATGCGCAGGCCGGTGGCTTCCGCGTTCACCCCGCGCGCGATCGGCAGGCTGCGCGAGCGCATCGAGATCGTCACCACCGAACTGCTCGCGACGCTGCCCTCCGGCGGGTCCGCCGATCTGATCGGCGCCTACGCGTCCCAGGTGCCGATCGCGATCATCTCCGAGATGCTCGGCTTCCCCGATCGGGACCGAGAACTGTTCCTGCGCTGGGGTGATCAGACCACGCCCCTGCTCGACCTCGGCATCTCCTGGCGCGCGCACCGGCGCGCGATGGCGGCGATGGAGGTGATGAACGACTACCTCGACGCGCACATCGCCCGGCTGCGCCGCGCGCCCGGCGACGACATCCTGAGCACCCTGGTCAGCACGGGCGAGCTGGACAACGTGGAACTCAAGGCCACCGCGAGCCTGCTGATGGGCGCCGGCTTCGAGACCACGGTCAACCTCATCGGCAACGGCGTCGTGCAACTGCTCACCCACCCCGATCAGCTGCACCGGCTGCGCGCGGAACCGGAGCTGTGGCCGAACGCCGTCGAGGAGGTGCTGCGCTTCGACGCCCCCGTGCAGACCACCGCGCGCACCGCGGTGCGCGACGCCGAAATCGCCGGTGTGCCGATCCGTGCGGGCGAGACGGTGGTGCTGTCGCTGGCGGGCGCGAACCGCGATCCCGCGAAGTTCGCCGAGCCACAGCGCTTCGACGTCGGCAGGCCGAATGCCAAGGAGCACTTGACCTTCAGCAACGGCGTCCACGTCTGCCTCGGGGCGAGCCTGGCCAGGATGGAGGGCGTGCACGCGCTGCGCGCCCTGTTCGAACGCTTCCCCGACCTGCGCCTCGACGGCACGCCGCGGCGCAGGGAGCTGTTCACGCTGCACGGCTACGAGCAGCTGCCCGTGCGCCTCGGCCAGCGCGCGCAAGCACCCGAACCCAGCCCGATCAGCTGA
- a CDS encoding carboxylesterase/lipase family protein yields MGTQFETTADLAVRGAEPVVATASGKVRGRWDGPVAVWRSVPYAAAPSGARRFRPPLPAPSWDGIRDCATFGEIAPQTMGNMVPVDSDLRMGEDCLWLNVWSPRRADGETIEPFDRGEPRPVLVWLHGGAYCLGTAAQGIYDGRKLAEAGDVVVVTVNYRLGALGFLDLSSLPGPFTPNLGLHDQIAALSWVRDNIAAFGGDPGNVTLFGESSGAGCVTALLTSPSAAGLFHKAIAQSPPATTVFGRDRAAGVAQRFLELLELPAARAIELLDWPIEKIVEVAGILLDEIPLKEPGRLAAAPVVDGELLPTYPIDRFQHGRSHRVPLMIGANKDEASLFRVFRSPIMPVTPDAVNAMLNDVAAAHPEWSHERIAEITSAYPDLDKTRGALAMSGDAAFRMPALWVADGHAQHSPTWTYRFDHATPMLRAARVGAGHATELPYVFGNFGTFNHDPTFWLGGRKVAMEVSGRMMRRWLAFATHGVPAALDGSKHWPPYRPSTRTTLLIDTIDRVVDNPDRDLHTAWGEQAVGFS; encoded by the coding sequence ATGGGCACACAGTTCGAGACGACAGCGGACTTGGCGGTGCGCGGCGCGGAGCCGGTGGTCGCGACGGCCTCGGGAAAAGTGCGCGGACGCTGGGACGGACCGGTCGCGGTGTGGCGCAGTGTCCCCTACGCGGCCGCACCGAGCGGGGCGCGCCGCTTCCGGCCACCGCTGCCGGCACCGAGTTGGGACGGCATCCGCGACTGCGCCACGTTCGGTGAGATCGCGCCGCAGACCATGGGCAACATGGTTCCGGTCGATTCGGATCTGCGCATGGGCGAGGACTGTCTGTGGCTCAACGTGTGGTCGCCCCGGCGCGCGGACGGCGAGACGATCGAGCCGTTCGATCGCGGTGAGCCGCGGCCGGTGCTGGTCTGGCTGCACGGCGGCGCCTACTGCCTCGGTACCGCGGCCCAGGGCATCTACGACGGCCGCAAGCTCGCCGAGGCGGGCGATGTCGTGGTGGTGACGGTGAACTACCGGCTCGGCGCGCTCGGTTTCCTCGATTTGTCCTCGCTGCCGGGGCCGTTCACGCCCAATCTCGGTCTGCACGATCAGATCGCGGCCTTGTCCTGGGTGCGCGACAACATCGCCGCCTTCGGTGGCGACCCCGGCAACGTGACGCTGTTCGGCGAATCCTCCGGCGCGGGTTGCGTCACGGCGCTGCTCACCTCGCCGAGCGCGGCCGGGCTGTTCCACAAGGCGATCGCGCAGAGCCCGCCCGCGACCACGGTGTTCGGCAGGGACCGCGCGGCCGGGGTGGCCCAGCGCTTCCTGGAACTGCTGGAGCTGCCCGCCGCGCGGGCGATCGAACTGCTCGACTGGCCGATCGAGAAGATCGTCGAGGTCGCCGGGATCCTGCTGGACGAGATCCCACTGAAGGAGCCGGGCCGTCTGGCCGCGGCGCCGGTGGTGGACGGTGAGTTGCTGCCGACCTATCCGATCGACCGCTTCCAGCACGGCCGCTCGCATCGGGTGCCGCTGATGATCGGCGCCAACAAGGACGAGGCGTCGCTGTTCCGGGTCTTCCGCTCACCGATCATGCCGGTGACCCCGGACGCGGTGAACGCGATGCTCAACGACGTGGCCGCCGCCCATCCCGAATGGTCACACGAGCGGATCGCCGAAATCACCTCGGCCTACCCGGATCTGGACAAGACTCGCGGCGCGCTGGCCATGTCCGGCGACGCCGCGTTCCGGATGCCCGCGCTCTGGGTCGCCGACGGGCACGCCCAGCACTCGCCGACCTGGACCTATCGGTTCGACCACGCGACGCCGATGCTGCGCGCGGCCCGGGTCGGCGCCGGGCACGCCACGGAATTGCCGTATGTGTTCGGCAATTTCGGCACGTTCAACCACGATCCGACGTTCTGGCTCGGCGGCCGCAAGGTGGCCATGGAGGTGTCGGGACGAATGATGCGACGCTGGCTCGCGTTCGCCACGCACGGCGTGCCCGCCGCGCTCGACGGCTCGAAGCACTGGCCGCCGTATCGCCCGTCCACCCGGACCACGCTGCTGATCGATACGATCGATCGGGTGGTCGACAACCCGGACCGCGACCTGCACACCGCGTGGGGCGAACAGGCCGTCGGCTTCAGCTGA
- a CDS encoding zinc ribbon domain-containing protein: MNRPMAESSAPASCPSGHADTVKLLTTFGTVSRGSTAPAPSQTPGPSGGGCCGGGCCS; the protein is encoded by the coding sequence ATGAACCGCCCGATGGCGGAGTCGTCCGCACCGGCGTCGTGCCCGAGCGGCCACGCCGACACAGTCAAGCTGCTGACCACGTTCGGCACGGTCAGCCGGGGTAGCACGGCGCCTGCGCCGAGCCAGACCCCCGGCCCGTCCGGCGGTGGCTGCTGCGGCGGAGGCTGCTGCTCCTGA
- a CDS encoding SelT/SelW/SelH family protein — protein sequence MARVAIEYCTQCRWLLRASWMAQELLSTFATELGEVALIPGTGGVFRITVDDAQIWERKADGGFPEIAVLKQRVRDHVAPDRDLGHADRRD from the coding sequence ATGGCGCGCGTCGCGATCGAGTACTGCACCCAGTGCCGCTGGCTGCTGCGCGCCAGCTGGATGGCTCAGGAGTTGTTGAGCACCTTCGCGACCGAACTCGGTGAGGTGGCGCTGATTCCGGGCACCGGCGGCGTCTTCCGGATCACCGTCGACGATGCGCAGATCTGGGAACGCAAGGCGGACGGCGGTTTTCCCGAGATCGCGGTGCTCAAGCAGCGGGTGCGCGACCACGTCGCACCCGACCGTGATCTCGGCCACGCCGACCGCCGCGATTGA